The window ATAAACGACACGTTTAAAACCAATCGTGACTCACAAactttgtttgaatttttgcaaagtgTGGACGCAAAAGCACTGGATCGAGCGTCCGAGCAATATCATGATACAGTATGTTGcgtgtatttgtttttttttttaaatttagttatttGCCGAAGGAGGAAAATCCAAATGATACGGAAATCTTGCATGGGTTTTTTTGGACCCCAGTTGTGGAAGTCAAAAATCCGGATGCTTTTCTCACGAAAAAAATGTATGGTTTGCTTCAAGCCGGAAATGTTATTCGAGTTCCTACCTTGCTTGGTATTACTTCGGAAGAAAATCTTGCTTTTAATACGGGTATTATTACAAAAGATGCAACAATTGTTTGGCTAATTTTCAAATACAGACGCAGCTACTTTGAAAAATGTGATGGGCATCTATGACGAAAATTTGGGTTGGTTAGTGCCACATGATATGGCAGTGACCGATGAGACAAATCGTACCAACATTGGGTCAAAAATACGGGAGATTTACACAGGTGGTGAACCTTTAGCCGAGCATCTTGGGGACGGTGTTCGGGTAAAATATCACTGCagtgcatttaatttttatttttggtggtAGTATTCTAGTGACACTTCATTTACACGCTCTGTTATCAAACACGCTGAAATTTATTCGGCATTTGCCGATACGTTCTTTTATCAGTTTTCCTATGACGGAGAGATTCCTGGATTCGATGTCCATTATGATGGTGCTGAGAGTGTTGCTCATAGTGAAGATTATGCTTACATTTTTTGTGGGGGAACAGATTGCGATGTCACTAAATATCCACAATCTGATCAAACCACAGTTGATAGAATAATTTCGATTTGGACCAACTTTGCTAAATACCAGTAAGTACTGATACAGTAGTACGATATTCTAACACACTGAGTCAGAAACCCAACTCCAGAACCATCTGAACTGCTGCAAAATATTACGTGGCCTCTAGTTTCCACCGAGAATGGTGACTTTTTATACGTTGACATAAACGAAAATCTTGAAATAAGAAATCATCCAAAGGAAGCTACGTACCAAAAGTGGGTCGAACTGTACGATAGTTTAGGGTATTCAGATTTCGACacatattagaaaaaaacagcACTTGCAAATGGtgggaaaaattaattgaaatgtaattaaaaacaagaaataaaatattatacttcaaatttttattgtttttttttgtatattttaaagtttaaatgaATGACtatttaaataagaattttgtaaCACTTCTAAACTTTAGTAAAATAGCGGTGCAAGTGGaatgtctaaaaatttaaataaaaccacaAATACCATAGGTTTACTTGTAGATATCTATAACTTGTCagttgtttacatttttttttgtactgcGGTTTACATATTTGACTTGACacaatttatgtttttgtaaCGTTGAATTTTTATGACCTATTTTGctatttacatttatatttcAATCGCAATGAAATATTGTatattgtttgaaaaataaatacacatcaacaaaaaattttgtgtttctgTTCTTCccttttttccttaaaatccgtaaaattaaaattaattaattattgaaaaaaaatgcaaaaaactggtATTTCTTATAACATTTTAGAACAAGCATGCCTAAATGTtagttcatttttattaattaatagctTCAAGATAATCTAAGTACAATTAACCAAATGCATCTAgacaaatgtatttttttccagaaaaaaaaaattccttctTCTGGACCCATTTCAGGTCGGTATGTAGAATAGTTGCTGCAATGCTGTTACTTAAACTGTAACTATTTATCACAATACAATGTTTCTTTTGTAATGAAACGTTTATCTTATTGGTTGTGtcacttttcttttaaataccTTATTACTGCATTTAGAGAAAAATTACTTTCTCATCACTTAAACGTAATTTAATGTATACTGCTTAAGTAAAAACAGTGATGACATAAGTTGCTTGTATTGTGATATCACACGCTtgtataatattataaatggGCATGTGTCAAACAATCGtaaattcacaaaataaaactatatTACCTTAAACAGAAGAAAGCAATAAATCTGCATATGTAGCTGTGATTGTGACAAAATTTGACGCTGAACTAAACCAAATATTTGTACAGCTCCAAATGTTGTTTCAAGCTACAGTgtcaaaacattaaaaatttcttcacCCGTTCATGTTCAAACTATTTGAATAAAGCAGTTACGGCAATAATAATCTCATAATTACGAATTTCGTTCCATATACTTGTAATTTGGCGGTCACCAGCGACGCGTGACcatattttacttattttctcACAATAAAGGTCTTTGTATTGCGTTAGAGCGGCTGCAGAGGGGACGGATTTGGTGCTTTTCCCTCTATATAAATGTGGATTTTTCGCAGAACGGGTATTCTGTCATTCACGTCGACGACACAGACCTAGTAAAATGTTCAAGTTGGTGGTGTTGTCTGTAGTGCTCGCCGTTGCTGCTGCGGCCCCAGCTCCTGGATACCTGCACGGAGGATACGCCCTTCCGGCCGCCACCAGCTACTCCTCCAGGATCGACGTGCACACGCCCGTGGTGGCCAAAACCATCGTCGCCAGCCCCATTTCCTACGCCTATCCTGCTGTGAGCCACGGGTACGGCATCCACGCGCCCATCGTCGGCGGATACGGCCTGGGATACGAGCATGGGTTGGGGTACGGGTATGGTATCGGCCATGGATATGGGTACGGACATGGATGGTGATAGCGCCCTAGCCCAATGTGTACAAATGTGTTCATTAGAAAATCAAAACCGAATATCCATTTAATCATGTAAATTCCACTTTCGACAAATAAatgtgtaatttatttttattttattttttattactttaaattAACGCCCCTTGCTCTTGATTAGTTAGTTCAAAGCTGCATGAAATTATGAGTGGGATGATTACgtacaacaattaaaaaattaagttcaaTAGAAAATTATCCAAAGCACCTGTCGATGTCGATAAACTGTCGCAAGActtgtgtaataaaaataatgagtgATATTCACACACTAGAAAAAAGCATAAAGTTAACAATTAACACGTAATTATGCGTATTAATGCGCTCAATAAATTGACCGCAATAGTGTGAATAAAAATGTGGTAATCAAACTTTTTAAAGTTTCGTATccacataaaaaatgaagCCTCTAGCTTAataagaagaaagaagaaatttCAAAACACAACTTCGGTACACTTGTCAGTTAATAAATTAGTCATATTCAATGGAAACAGTATAAACCCAGCGAAATCCACGACAAtagtgaaattatttttggtaggTTTTCCGGCTATATTGCGGAaccaatagtaataataattattattaattaatttttagaagtAAGCAGTTAGATTAAAGAGAATGCTTCTatgatttatttgtttacaaagcaaataaaataattacattgtaaaattacaattaaggTAAATAAACGTGTGTTCAAGAAATTGAATGTGTGatcttatacagggtgacccaggagTGGATAATTGATCTATAACTTTCTTgttgtttgaaatattgccatgtcTTAAAGACCACaaactaaagatatttttattgtatacagggtggtgaactaaagattcatttttttaaatgaaacactttctatatttttgcataattggattctacgcaAGAAAATAacgtaactttatataaactattatgggacTATCTCTTTtggtttcggaattattcaactgttcgttgttaaaaaataccaatttttgaaagatCACCAAAGCCGCctatgattatttaaaaaaaaaattgcaacaggAAAACTCAAGATACCCTGTAGAAGTATGAAATGGCCCTTTGTGTATCCACGTGCAGAATgaaaattgcataaaaaagaaaccaaaaattagAATTTGAATTCAGTATTAAAAGTGCGTTTGTGTCCATATTGGGCTCCACCAGGTCTAGCAACCTGTAGAACAAGTCCAGACTCCAGAAAGTACAAAAGATTTaggttttgtaaataaaaaattttatctaaataatctaaaaatctTAATAAATCTTATCGATCATATGGTGCGATAATAATCTAAATTCCCAGAAAACCACGAAGAGTGTGAAACCCAGTGTCGCagtaagctgataaaatttagtcACCTTGCAATGTTAGAGAACTTCTCAGCCTATAAAGAAGTGTTAAATGTaagttttatttctatttattaaagattttttacgataataacaataaactgtttaatttttcagaaattaatgTGGATAAAGAAACAACTGGTTGTTTCTTTGAGTTTTCGGAGAATTTGTTTATTCTAAAAGCACTAAAAGTAACCTTCgctgataataaaaacagctgCACAATTGACATGCCACATTAAAGTGCAATCAAGGGAAGAAAAAGCACAATTCGTTTGATAAAACCATTAAAGCCCGCTTTCCTGTACCATTTCTTCCAACACATGTGCGGGTTAAGTCGAGACAAATGGAATCACAAGACCAAGGTCGCTGGGAGAAACAGTCTCTAACAGTTCTAATCTCTTCCTGTATGTTTTATTGATTACTCAAAGCATTCAgtcgtaaataaaattgtgcttGCAAAATGTCCCCGGACTctaaaaaagtgtgttttaaaaatttcgaaagACAACACAAGATTCCTTTCGTAATTTACGCACATATTGAATCCGCAAGAATTCCAACGCCTGGGCAGAAGTCAGTATTTGTGCAAAAACCTTGCGGGTTTGCTTATTCAATTAAATGTTGTTACGACCGTTCCCTG of the Tribolium castaneum strain GA2 chromosome 1, icTriCast1.1, whole genome shotgun sequence genome contains:
- the LOC657322 gene encoding venom carboxylesterase-6; the protein is MVKKLLVALSLLTNVASLLGAPEIILPNGPIRGKEATTIKNTHYYAFEKIPYATPPVGQLRFKAPIPPANWDEPLDTTNMDVECYQQQFNKESESEDCLYLNVFTPQLPDDKKDPIPVMVYIHGGGFVGGSGRHTYGDRIVDQNLVFVAINYRLGPFGFLSTQDEVIPGNNGLKDQHLALKWVHDNINLFGGDPDKITIFGQSAGAASCAYQLLNQQNEGLFRAAILQSGTFLSPWSFQRRAREIAFDTAAFINDTFKTNRDSQTLFEFLQSVDAKALDRASEQYHDTEENPNDTEILHGFFWTPVVEVKNPDAFLTKKMYGLLQAGNVIRVPTLLGITSEENLAFNTDAATLKNVMGIYDENLGWLVPHDMAVTDETNRTNIGSKIREIYTGGEPLAEHLGDGVRYSSDTSFTRSVIKHAEIYSAFADTFFYQFSYDGEIPGFDVHYDGAESVAHSEDYAYIFCGGTDCDVTKYPQSDQTTVDRIISIWTNFAKYQNPTPEPSELLQNITWPLVSTENGDFLYVDINENLEIRNHPKEATYQKWVELYDSLGYSDFDTY
- the LOC103313842 gene encoding cuticle protein 65; the encoded protein is MFKLVVLSVVLAVAAAAPAPGYLHGGYALPAATSYSSRIDVHTPVVAKTIVASPISYAYPAVSHGYGIHAPIVGGYGLGYEHGLGYGYGIGHGYGYGHGW